From the genome of Parazoarcus communis, one region includes:
- a CDS encoding tryptophan--tRNA ligase has protein sequence MAVKRILTGITTSGTPHLGNYAGAIRPAIEASRQPGSESFYFLADYHSLIKTSDPERVQRSTLEIAATWLAAGLDTDRVWFYRQSDIPEIPELTWLLTCNAGKGLLNRAHAYKAAVDKNVADGEDPDAGVNMGLFMYPVLMAADILMFKAHSVPVGRDQIQHIEMARDIAARFNHQYGEHFTLPEAAIDESVATLPGLDGRKMSKSYDNTIPLFASSAVMKKAIASIVTDSRAPGEPKETEGSALFQLYQAFSTPAEAAAMRDAFAAGIAWGEAKQALFERIEAAVAPMRERYETLIAQPALIEEKLHEGAAKARAIATPFLAEIRHAVGLRRLDVVSSAAAAARPKAQALPQFKQYREADGKFYFKLMSADGRLLLQSQGFESPRDAGQCIAGLKQGGDASGVAALGEGVSAEELEQALAAFAAE, from the coding sequence ATGGCCGTAAAACGGATCCTTACCGGAATCACCACTTCCGGAACGCCACATCTGGGCAACTACGCGGGCGCGATTCGGCCGGCGATCGAGGCCAGCCGCCAGCCCGGCTCCGAAAGCTTCTATTTTCTGGCCGACTACCATTCGCTGATCAAGACCTCCGATCCCGAGCGCGTGCAGCGATCCACGCTCGAGATCGCGGCCACCTGGCTTGCTGCGGGGCTCGATACCGACCGTGTGTGGTTCTACCGCCAGTCGGACATCCCGGAGATTCCCGAACTGACCTGGCTCCTGACCTGCAATGCGGGCAAGGGCCTGCTCAACCGGGCGCATGCCTACAAGGCTGCGGTCGACAAGAACGTCGCCGACGGCGAGGACCCGGACGCAGGCGTCAATATGGGCCTGTTCATGTATCCGGTGCTGATGGCTGCCGACATCCTGATGTTCAAGGCCCATTCGGTGCCGGTTGGCCGTGACCAGATCCAGCACATCGAGATGGCGCGCGACATTGCCGCCCGCTTCAACCACCAGTATGGCGAGCACTTCACGCTGCCCGAGGCCGCCATCGATGAGTCGGTGGCCACGCTGCCCGGACTCGACGGGCGCAAGATGAGCAAGAGCTACGACAACACCATTCCGCTGTTCGCCTCGTCTGCGGTGATGAAGAAGGCAATCGCCTCCATCGTGACCGATTCGCGTGCGCCGGGCGAGCCGAAGGAAACCGAAGGCTCGGCACTGTTCCAGCTCTATCAGGCATTTTCCACGCCGGCCGAGGCCGCAGCCATGCGCGACGCATTTGCAGCAGGCATTGCCTGGGGCGAAGCCAAGCAGGCGCTGTTCGAGCGCATCGAAGCGGCGGTGGCGCCGATGCGCGAGCGCTACGAAACCCTCATTGCCCAGCCGGCGCTGATCGAGGAGAAACTGCATGAGGGGGCGGCCAAGGCCCGCGCCATCGCCACGCCGTTTCTTGCCGAGATCCGCCATGCGGTCGGCTTGCGCCGGCTCGATGTCGTCAGCAGTGCGGCGGCGGCCGCGCGTCCGAAAGCCCAGGCGCTGCCCCAGTTCAAGCAGTACCGCGAGGCGGATGGAAAGTTCTACTTCAAGCTGATGAGTGCCGACGGTCGGCTGCTGCTGCAGAGCCAGGGTTTCGAGTCGCCCAGGGATGCGGGGCAGTGCATTGCCGGACTCAAGCAGGGCGGTGATGCGAGCGGAGTCGCAGCGCTCGGTGAGGGCGTTTCTGCCGAAGAACTCGAACAGGCACTGGCTGCTTTCGCAGCGGAGTGA
- a CDS encoding PACE efflux transporter — MRSFRDRLRQILLFELGGLLLVTPPFAWASGVPLIDSAGLLAVLALVAALWNGGFNTTYDWIEGRLTGRTADRRPFAQRCLHAVLFEGGLLMLTLPVLMLWTGLEWWPALLADVAVALAYTVYAFVFNLGYDRLFPISGVRPAAALDK, encoded by the coding sequence ATGCGCTCGTTCCGCGATCGGCTGCGGCAGATCCTGCTCTTCGAGCTCGGAGGCCTGCTGCTGGTCACCCCCCCCTTTGCGTGGGCGAGCGGTGTGCCGCTGATCGACTCGGCCGGCTTGCTGGCCGTGCTCGCGCTCGTGGCCGCACTCTGGAATGGCGGATTCAACACCACGTACGACTGGATCGAAGGGCGCCTGACCGGGCGCACCGCGGACCGCCGGCCCTTCGCCCAGCGCTGCCTGCATGCGGTGCTGTTCGAGGGGGGGCTGTTGATGCTCACCCTGCCGGTGCTCATGCTGTGGACCGGGCTGGAATGGTGGCCGGCGCTGCTTGCCGATGTCGCGGTCGCGCTGGCTTACACCGTTTATGCCTTTGTCTTCAATCTTGGCTACGACCGCCTGTTTCCGATCAGCGGTGTGCGCCCGGCCGCCGCTCTGGATAAATGA
- the murB gene encoding UDP-N-acetylmuramate dehydrogenase has translation MPNRTLGADLSALNTFGLIARAACLVRVRSIEDARELLAGPAWSQQPRLVLGGGSNLILRGDFAGTVMRMEIGGRRLVREDDTHWIVEAGAGEPWHDFVRWTLEQGWPGLENLSLIPGTVGAAPIQNIGAYGLEMADRFESLDVIDLDDGSERVFAAADCRFGYRDSVFKQQPGRWLVTRVRFRLARDWAPLTRYADVERELADKGIDTPTAMDISDAVIAIRRRKLPDPVEIGNAGSFFKNPVVEADCCARLLAAHPTLPHYPQADGRIKLAAGWLIEQAGWKGRDLGPVGCYERQALVLVNRGGARGDDVARIAVAIQADVQARFGVMLEPEPVFV, from the coding sequence ATGCCGAATCGCACACTCGGGGCCGATCTGTCGGCACTCAATACCTTCGGCCTGATCGCACGCGCTGCATGTCTGGTGCGCGTGCGCTCGATCGAAGATGCACGCGAACTGCTGGCAGGTCCCGCTTGGTCGCAACAGCCCCGGCTGGTGCTTGGCGGTGGCAGCAACCTGATCCTGCGTGGCGACTTTGCCGGCACGGTGATGCGAATGGAGATTGGCGGCCGTCGACTGGTGCGTGAGGACGATACGCACTGGATCGTCGAAGCCGGCGCTGGCGAGCCGTGGCACGACTTCGTGCGCTGGACGCTGGAGCAGGGCTGGCCGGGGCTGGAGAACCTGTCGCTGATTCCCGGCACGGTCGGCGCTGCACCGATCCAGAACATCGGTGCCTATGGGCTGGAAATGGCCGACCGTTTCGAGTCGCTGGATGTGATCGACCTCGACGACGGCAGTGAACGCGTATTCGCCGCGGCGGACTGCCGCTTCGGTTATCGCGACAGCGTGTTCAAGCAGCAGCCGGGGCGCTGGCTGGTGACGCGGGTCCGTTTCCGCCTGGCGCGTGACTGGGCGCCGCTGACGCGTTATGCCGATGTCGAGCGCGAGCTCGCCGACAAGGGGATAGATACGCCCACTGCAATGGATATTTCCGATGCGGTGATCGCCATCCGTCGGCGCAAGCTGCCCGACCCGGTCGAGATCGGCAATGCCGGCAGCTTTTTCAAGAATCCGGTGGTCGAGGCCGACTGCTGCGCCCGCCTGCTCGCAGCCCATCCCACGCTGCCGCACTATCCGCAGGCCGACGGCCGTATCAAGCTCGCAGCTGGCTGGCTGATCGAACAGGCCGGGTGGAAGGGGCGCGACCTCGGTCCGGTCGGCTGTTACGAGCGCCAGGCGCTGGTGCTGGTCAATCGCGGCGGTGCCAGGGGGGACGATGTGGCAAGGATCGCCGTGGCCATCCAGGCCGATGTGCAGGCGCGTTTCGGCGTCATGCTGGAGCCAGAGCCGGTTTTCGTGTGA